A stretch of the Mesorhizobium sp. Pch-S genome encodes the following:
- a CDS encoding DUF2268 domain-containing putative Zn-dependent protease (predicted Zn-dependent protease with a strongly conserved HExxH motif), with protein MSMELHFLDARGALTHHRDWLRGSLLETHAKAAALMAIQPLDVIVQTGSWVVPEKGHMGYAPRPGVIFVTVDPDNPALQANAEASLERMFAHELHHAARWDGPGYGSSLGEALISEGLAGHFAQELYGEPLEPWESLPMNEVRPHLGLAEQEWDKTDYNHEAWFFGTADRPGWSGYALGFRLVERFLSEHPDSLASKLVNTDARAFRSLLSLL; from the coding sequence ATGTCCATGGAGCTTCACTTCCTCGATGCACGCGGCGCGCTCACGCATCACCGCGACTGGCTTCGCGGCAGCTTGCTGGAGACACATGCGAAAGCAGCAGCGTTGATGGCTATCCAGCCTCTGGACGTCATCGTGCAGACCGGAAGCTGGGTCGTCCCCGAAAAGGGACATATGGGGTATGCGCCAAGACCCGGCGTCATCTTCGTGACGGTCGACCCGGACAATCCGGCATTGCAAGCCAATGCAGAGGCATCGCTTGAGCGGATGTTTGCGCATGAGCTTCATCACGCCGCCCGCTGGGACGGGCCAGGCTATGGTTCATCTCTCGGGGAAGCGCTCATCTCGGAGGGGCTTGCCGGACATTTTGCCCAGGAACTCTATGGGGAGCCGCTTGAGCCCTGGGAGTCGCTGCCGATGAACGAAGTCCGGCCCCACCTTGGTCTGGCGGAGCAAGAATGGGACAAGACGGACTACAACCACGAAGCATGGTTCTTCGGCACGGCTGACCGGCCTGGCTGGTCGGGATATGCGCTGGGGTTCCGGCTGGTGGAACGTTTCCTGTCCGAGCATCCCGACAGCCTGGCATCAAAGCTGGTCAATACGGATGCACGCGCGTTCCGCTCTCTGCTCAGCCTGCTGTAG
- the ade gene encoding adenine deaminase has product MATRLVDVATGRKPADLVVRNGRWVNVHSGEIIAGTDIAVIGGRFAYCGPDASHAIGPDTVVVDAGGRYLVPGLCDAHMHVESGMVTVTEFSRAVIPHGTTSMFIDPHEIANVLGLPGVRLMHDEALAMPINVHVQMPSCVPSAPGLENAGAVLTVDDVAEAMTWENIIGLGEVMNFPGVAANNPVMSGEIAATVRAGKTVGGHYASPDLGLPFHGYVAGGPEDDHEGTRAEDAIARVRQGMKAMLRLGSAWYDVAEQIRAVTEQGIDPRNFILCTDDSHSGTLVNDGHMDRVVRHAIQQGLKPVTAIQMVTINTAQHFRLEREIGSIAPGRLADFLIVSNLAEMTIDEVYGRGVRLAANGRLEADIPAYDYPASAKNTVKLGKQLAAADFDIKAPEGANKVRARVIGVIENQAPTRALEADLAVEDGLVAIDRAGDVCQIALVERHRGTGGVTNAFVSGFGYVEDCAMASSVAHDSHHIIVVGTNKQDMALAANRLAEVGGGVVLYSKGKELALVEMPIAGLMSDERAEIVAAKAEKLTEAMRKMGCSLNNAYMQHSLLALVVIPELRISDVGLVDVRTFEKVDLFV; this is encoded by the coding sequence ATGGCGACACGGCTTGTCGATGTCGCCACCGGACGCAAGCCGGCCGACCTGGTGGTGCGCAATGGTCGCTGGGTCAATGTTCACTCCGGTGAGATTATCGCCGGCACCGACATTGCGGTGATTGGTGGTCGTTTCGCTTACTGCGGTCCTGATGCTTCCCACGCCATCGGGCCGGATACCGTGGTGGTCGACGCTGGCGGGCGTTATCTGGTGCCCGGCCTGTGCGACGCGCATATGCATGTCGAGAGCGGCATGGTGACCGTCACCGAATTCAGCCGGGCCGTGATTCCGCACGGCACCACCTCGATGTTCATCGACCCCCACGAGATCGCCAACGTGCTTGGCTTGCCTGGGGTGCGGCTGATGCATGACGAGGCGCTGGCCATGCCGATCAACGTGCATGTCCAGATGCCGTCTTGCGTGCCTTCCGCGCCGGGGCTGGAAAATGCTGGCGCGGTGCTTACCGTCGACGACGTCGCCGAGGCGATGACCTGGGAGAACATCATCGGGCTGGGCGAAGTCATGAACTTTCCCGGCGTGGCGGCCAACAATCCGGTCATGTCGGGCGAGATTGCAGCCACCGTCAGGGCCGGCAAGACCGTGGGCGGCCACTATGCTTCGCCGGACCTCGGCCTGCCGTTCCACGGCTATGTCGCCGGTGGACCGGAGGACGACCACGAAGGCACGCGTGCCGAGGACGCCATCGCCCGCGTGCGCCAGGGCATGAAGGCGATGCTCAGGCTCGGTTCCGCCTGGTACGATGTCGCCGAACAGATCAGGGCCGTGACGGAGCAGGGGATCGATCCGCGCAACTTCATCCTGTGCACCGACGACAGCCACTCCGGCACGCTGGTGAATGACGGCCACATGGACCGCGTCGTCAGGCACGCCATTCAACAGGGCCTGAAGCCGGTGACGGCGATCCAGATGGTGACGATCAACACCGCCCAGCATTTCCGGCTGGAGCGCGAGATCGGCTCGATCGCACCGGGACGGCTGGCTGATTTCCTGATCGTGTCCAATCTCGCCGAGATGACCATCGACGAGGTCTATGGCCGTGGCGTGCGGCTGGCGGCGAACGGCAGGCTGGAGGCCGATATTCCGGCCTATGACTATCCCGCCAGCGCCAAGAACACGGTGAAGCTCGGCAAGCAGCTTGCCGCTGCCGATTTCGACATCAAGGCGCCGGAGGGCGCCAACAAGGTGCGCGCCCGTGTCATCGGCGTCATCGAGAACCAGGCGCCGACCCGCGCGCTGGAGGCGGACCTTGCGGTCGAGGATGGCCTGGTCGCCATCGACCGGGCAGGCGATGTTTGCCAGATCGCGCTGGTCGAGCGCCATCGCGGCACTGGTGGCGTCACCAACGCCTTCGTGTCGGGCTTCGGTTACGTCGAGGACTGCGCGATGGCTTCATCGGTGGCGCATGACAGCCATCACATCATCGTCGTCGGCACCAACAAGCAGGATATGGCGCTCGCCGCCAACCGGCTCGCCGAGGTCGGAGGTGGTGTGGTGCTCTACTCGAAGGGCAAGGAACTGGCGCTGGTCGAAATGCCGATCGCCGGCCTGATGTCCGATGAGCGCGCCGAGATCGTAGCCGCCAAGGCCGAGAAACTGACCGAAGCGATGCGCAAGATGGGCTGTTCGCTGAACAACGCCTACATGCAGCACTCGCTTCTGGCACTGGTGGTGATCCCGGAACTGCGCATCTCGGATGTCGGGCTGGTCGACGTCAGGACCTTCGAGAAGGTAGACCTGTTCGTGTGA
- a CDS encoding MBL fold metallo-hydrolase, whose translation MTNGPDDLSANLTATLIGGPTALINIGGLNLLTDPAFDTPQAYDGGVRLVKLTGPALGPDQLPPIDAVLLSHDQHFDNLDHAGRAFLPKAGRVLTTKVGAERLGNLAEGLEPWQSVDIQTPQGKRLVITAAPARHGPHGFEPISGDVIGFVISFGDEKGPSIYVSGDTVWFEGVAEVARRFDVRLAVLFTGSAKPRGAFHVTMDANDAIEAAAAFEKATIVAIHNEGWEHFTETQEQLAHAFKALGIADRLKVLEKGKPTEFAV comes from the coding sequence ATGACGAACGGACCTGATGACTTGTCTGCAAACCTCACCGCAACACTGATCGGCGGTCCGACCGCCCTGATCAACATCGGCGGTCTCAATCTCCTCACCGATCCGGCATTCGACACGCCGCAGGCCTATGATGGCGGGGTGCGCCTGGTGAAACTGACCGGTCCGGCGCTTGGACCGGATCAGCTGCCGCCCATCGATGCCGTTCTTCTCAGCCACGACCAGCATTTCGACAATCTCGATCATGCAGGTCGCGCCTTCCTGCCGAAAGCTGGCCGCGTGCTGACGACCAAGGTGGGGGCCGAGCGCCTGGGAAATCTCGCCGAAGGTCTCGAACCCTGGCAGAGCGTGGACATCCAGACCCCGCAGGGGAAGCGGCTGGTGATCACGGCCGCTCCCGCTCGGCACGGCCCGCACGGTTTCGAGCCGATCAGTGGCGATGTCATCGGCTTCGTCATCTCGTTCGGCGATGAGAAGGGACCGAGCATCTATGTTTCCGGCGACACTGTCTGGTTCGAAGGCGTTGCGGAAGTCGCCCGGCGCTTCGACGTGCGCCTGGCAGTGCTGTTCACCGGCTCCGCCAAGCCGCGTGGTGCTTTCCATGTCACCATGGATGCCAATGATGCGATCGAAGCAGCCGCGGCCTTCGAGAAGGCGACCATTGTCGCCATACACAATGAGGGCTGGGAGCATTTCACCGAAACGCAGGAACAACTCGCCCACGCCTTCAAGGCTTTGGGTATTGCCGACCGCCTGAAGGTGCTGGAGAAAGGCAAGCCAACTGAATTTGCAGTTTAG
- a CDS encoding sensor histidine kinase, with amino-acid sequence MFKLSSNRRWFWIALLAALTAALAIYGSNFATRAYLDQAASRGKTTLRLAVAALQGQLNRFEPLPSLIADNDDIKELLADPGNPKLRARGDLYLKQINALLQSSDIYVIGPDGVTIVASNFDRPISFVGENFSYRPYFQDAIEGKRGRFFALGTTSLKRGYYFSAPVHVGDAIRGVVVFKVEVDAIEASWLGGDDEIIVTDPEGIIFMAERPEWLYTSLLPLTPERLARTAASRRYANASLRELPVTRGNFENRLSLMTVNFDRQQSEYLVLSEAMPDAGWTINVLLDTRSARTQALTTVAAALLTLGLAALAGFVLLQRRARLTERMEMQRFAREELERRVEERTHDLALVNTRLETEVAERRTTEQQLRQTQADLIQAGKLAALGQMSAALSHEFNQPLAAVKTYADNAAVLIERNRVTEARDNVARISGLADRMASISRHLRNFARKPNEKLGAIDLADVVHDTQEIVAWRLKAADATLLVDLGRAPLMVKAGSVRLQQVLVNIITNAADAVEGLPDRRIELQARRKAGRVLVTVRDHGPGVADAIAERIFDPFFSTKGVGKGLGLGLSISYNIIKDFGGSLAVLNHPEGGALFTIELEAMRNTVREAAE; translated from the coding sequence ATGTTCAAGCTATCTTCCAACAGACGCTGGTTCTGGATTGCGCTTCTGGCTGCTCTGACGGCGGCGCTCGCCATCTATGGCAGCAACTTCGCGACACGTGCTTATCTCGATCAGGCGGCATCGCGAGGCAAGACCACATTGCGGCTGGCGGTTGCTGCCTTGCAAGGACAGCTCAATCGCTTCGAGCCGCTCCCGTCCCTGATCGCCGACAATGACGACATCAAGGAGTTGCTGGCGGATCCCGGCAACCCTAAGCTTCGTGCCCGGGGCGACCTTTACCTCAAACAGATCAATGCCTTGCTGCAGTCCTCCGACATCTATGTCATCGGCCCGGATGGCGTGACGATCGTGGCCAGCAATTTCGACCGGCCGATCAGCTTCGTCGGCGAGAATTTCTCCTATCGTCCCTATTTCCAGGATGCGATCGAAGGAAAGCGCGGCCGCTTCTTCGCACTCGGCACCACTTCGCTGAAGCGCGGCTACTATTTTTCGGCTCCCGTGCATGTCGGCGATGCCATCCGTGGCGTCGTGGTGTTCAAGGTCGAGGTCGACGCCATCGAGGCATCCTGGCTTGGCGGCGACGACGAGATCATCGTCACCGATCCCGAAGGCATCATCTTCATGGCAGAGCGCCCGGAATGGCTCTACACCAGCCTGCTGCCGTTGACCCCTGAGCGGCTCGCACGTACGGCCGCTTCGCGGCGTTACGCGAACGCCTCGCTGCGCGAGCTGCCGGTCACGCGCGGAAATTTCGAAAACCGACTTTCGCTGATGACCGTCAACTTCGACAGGCAGCAGAGCGAATATCTGGTGCTGTCCGAGGCCATGCCGGATGCCGGCTGGACGATCAACGTGTTGCTGGATACCCGCTCCGCACGCACCCAGGCCTTGACGACAGTGGCCGCGGCTCTGCTGACGCTGGGCCTTGCTGCCCTGGCCGGCTTTGTCCTGTTGCAGCGGCGGGCCCGGCTGACCGAGCGCATGGAGATGCAGCGTTTTGCCCGGGAAGAGCTGGAGCGTCGCGTCGAAGAGCGCACGCACGACCTTGCGCTGGTCAACACGCGCCTCGAAACCGAAGTTGCCGAGCGACGCACGACAGAACAGCAACTGCGGCAGACACAGGCCGATCTCATCCAGGCCGGCAAGCTGGCGGCGCTTGGGCAAATGTCGGCGGCGCTGTCGCATGAGTTCAATCAACCGCTGGCGGCGGTGAAAACCTATGCCGACAACGCTGCCGTCCTCATCGAGCGCAACCGTGTCACCGAGGCGCGCGACAACGTTGCGCGCATTTCGGGTCTCGCCGACCGCATGGCCTCGATCAGCCGTCACCTTCGCAACTTCGCACGCAAGCCGAACGAAAAACTCGGCGCGATCGATCTGGCGGATGTGGTGCACGATACACAGGAAATCGTTGCCTGGCGCCTCAAGGCGGCCGATGCGACGCTGCTTGTCGACCTCGGTCGCGCGCCGCTGATGGTCAAGGCAGGTTCCGTCCGACTGCAGCAGGTGCTGGTCAACATCATCACCAACGCGGCTGACGCCGTGGAAGGCCTGCCCGACAGGCGCATCGAACTGCAGGCGCGCCGCAAGGCTGGCAGAGTGCTGGTCACTGTTCGCGATCATGGCCCGGGTGTTGCCGATGCCATCGCGGAACGGATATTCGATCCGTTCTTCTCGACAAAAGGCGTCGGCAAAGGACTGGGTCTCGGACTTTCGATTTCCTACAACATCATCAAGGACTTCGGTGGAAGCCTTGCCGTCCTGAATCATCCCGAGGGTGGTGCGCTGTTCACAATCGAACTCGAAGCCATGCGCAACACGGTGCGCGAGGCGGCCGAATGA
- a CDS encoding sigma-54 dependent transcriptional regulator encodes MKPPIVLLVDDEEEPRRAAAQSLDLAGLALQECASAERALDFITPGFNGVVVSDIRMPGMDGMTLLARIREIDADIPVILVTGHGDVQLAVRAMREGAYDFLEKPYVVQHLIEMAGRAIDRRSLVLENRQLRAAAGKNDDLETRLPGRTQVMVELRYKLRAIAATDADILVIGDTGTGKEVAARALHDISGRATRPFIAINCAALPATLIESELFGHEAGAFPGALRPRFGKFEHARGGTVLLDEIGSMPVDLQAKLLRVIQDRVIYRLGSNEPIPLDVRFIATSKVDLDDEVAAGRFRADLLYHLNVVTLRMPALVARREDVPLLFLQLVREAAGRYRRDDVDVAPHVIADIAGRDWPGNVRELRNAADRFVLGLSPDAGAQTAESANADLRLADRVAEFEKDIISAALVAHGGSRKPVYEQLGISRKTLYEKMQRYGLDKKQLGAPEPAD; translated from the coding sequence ATGAAGCCGCCTATCGTACTGCTCGTCGACGACGAGGAAGAGCCGCGCCGGGCGGCAGCCCAATCGCTCGATCTTGCCGGACTTGCGCTGCAGGAATGCGCTTCTGCGGAGCGCGCGCTCGATTTCATCACACCAGGCTTCAACGGCGTCGTGGTATCCGACATTCGCATGCCCGGAATGGACGGAATGACGCTTCTTGCCCGCATTCGCGAAATCGATGCCGACATTCCCGTCATCCTCGTCACCGGCCACGGCGACGTTCAGCTCGCCGTGCGTGCAATGCGCGAGGGCGCCTACGACTTCCTGGAAAAGCCGTATGTCGTGCAGCACCTGATCGAAATGGCGGGGCGCGCCATCGACCGGCGCAGCCTCGTGCTTGAAAATCGCCAGTTACGCGCAGCGGCCGGCAAGAACGACGACCTCGAGACCCGCCTGCCGGGCCGCACCCAGGTGATGGTCGAGCTGCGCTACAAGCTTCGGGCCATCGCAGCCACCGATGCGGACATTCTGGTGATCGGCGATACCGGCACCGGCAAGGAGGTGGCGGCACGCGCGCTGCACGACATCAGCGGCCGCGCAACCAGACCTTTCATCGCCATCAATTGCGCGGCTCTCCCAGCCACGCTGATCGAAAGCGAATTGTTTGGCCATGAGGCGGGCGCTTTCCCAGGCGCCTTGCGGCCACGCTTCGGCAAGTTCGAGCACGCCAGGGGTGGTACTGTGCTCCTCGACGAGATCGGCTCGATGCCCGTCGACCTGCAGGCAAAGCTGCTGCGCGTCATACAGGACCGTGTCATCTACCGGCTGGGCTCCAACGAACCGATCCCGCTCGACGTGCGTTTCATCGCCACCAGCAAGGTCGACCTCGATGACGAAGTCGCGGCAGGACGCTTCCGTGCCGACCTGCTCTACCACCTCAACGTGGTAACGCTGAGAATGCCGGCGCTTGTCGCCCGGCGTGAGGACGTCCCCCTGCTTTTCCTGCAGCTGGTGCGCGAAGCCGCCGGGCGCTACCGCCGCGACGATGTCGACGTGGCGCCGCATGTCATCGCAGACATCGCCGGGCGGGATTGGCCCGGCAATGTGCGCGAACTCAGGAATGCCGCGGACCGGTTCGTGCTGGGGCTGAGCCCGGACGCCGGCGCACAGACGGCCGAATCCGCCAATGCTGACCTGCGCCTGGCGGATCGCGTCGCAGAGTTCGAAAAGGACATCATCTCGGCCGCCCTTGTCGCGCATGGCGGAAGCCGCAAGCCGGTTTACGAACAGCTCGGAATCTCGCGCAAGACGCTCTACGAAAAGATGCAGCGCTATGGACTCGACAAGAAGCAGCTTGGTGCGCCGGAGCCGGCGGACTAG
- a CDS encoding tripartite tricarboxylate transporter substrate-binding protein, protein MKKLIASLATAATFAVLASSAVAQTYPDKTITVIVPFAAGGPTDTVTRLVAESMSKDLGQQLIVENVGGAGGTLGAARVAEADPDGYTLLLHHIGMATSATLYRKLAYDTLNAFDYVGLVTEVPMTIVTRKDFEPADLKGLIDYVKANKDKVTLANAGIGAASHLCGMMFMNAIQTQFVTVPYKGTGPAMTDLLGGQVDIMCDQTTNTTKQIQGGTIKAYAVTSPARLDVLPNIPTTEEAGLPGFQVGIWHGLYAPKGTPPEVLDKLSKSLQKALKDENVIARFAELGTKPSPEADATPAALKAKLESEVARWKPVIEAAGQYAD, encoded by the coding sequence ATGAAGAAGCTTATCGCCTCGCTGGCGACGGCTGCGACCTTTGCCGTTCTGGCGAGCTCTGCCGTGGCACAGACCTATCCCGACAAGACGATCACCGTGATCGTGCCGTTCGCCGCCGGCGGCCCGACCGACACGGTCACCCGTCTGGTCGCCGAGTCGATGTCCAAGGACCTCGGCCAGCAGCTGATCGTGGAAAATGTTGGCGGTGCCGGTGGCACGCTAGGTGCAGCCCGCGTCGCCGAAGCCGATCCCGATGGCTACACGCTGCTCCTGCATCATATCGGCATGGCCACCAGCGCCACGCTCTACCGCAAGCTCGCCTACGACACGCTGAATGCGTTCGACTATGTCGGTCTGGTCACCGAAGTGCCGATGACGATCGTCACGCGCAAGGATTTCGAGCCCGCTGATCTCAAGGGCCTGATCGACTACGTCAAGGCCAACAAGGACAAGGTGACGCTTGCCAATGCCGGCATCGGTGCCGCCTCGCATCTTTGCGGCATGATGTTCATGAACGCCATCCAGACGCAGTTCGTGACGGTGCCGTACAAGGGCACTGGCCCGGCAATGACCGACCTGCTCGGCGGCCAGGTCGACATCATGTGCGACCAGACCACCAACACGACCAAGCAGATCCAGGGCGGCACGATCAAGGCCTACGCCGTCACCTCGCCTGCCCGTCTCGACGTGCTGCCCAACATCCCGACCACCGAGGAAGCTGGCCTGCCGGGCTTCCAGGTCGGCATCTGGCACGGCCTCTACGCGCCGAAAGGCACGCCGCCGGAAGTGCTCGACAAGCTCAGCAAGTCGCTGCAGAAGGCGCTGAAGGATGAGAACGTCATCGCCCGCTTCGCAGAACTCGGCACCAAGCCTTCGCCCGAGGCCGACGCCACGCCGGCAGCGCTCAAGGCCAAGCTGGAGAGCGAAGTCGCCCGCTGGAAGCCGGTGATCGAGGCTGCCGGCCAATACGCAGACTGA
- a CDS encoding tripartite tricarboxylate transporter TctB family protein codes for MNKLSIDPTNGACGAIFVAAGLFFGYQSLGQEIGTAFRMGPGYFPLVLSGILIVLGAIIAIQATRVAGEPIGAIAWRGMFFILPAPIFFGLTVRGLGFVPSLFITALIAAFASQRMRPGTAIIVALALTIFSTFVFSYALGLPFQRFGPWLAWFGA; via the coding sequence GTGAACAAGCTTTCCATCGATCCGACGAACGGCGCGTGCGGGGCGATCTTCGTCGCCGCCGGCCTGTTCTTCGGCTACCAGTCACTCGGCCAGGAGATCGGCACTGCCTTTCGCATGGGACCGGGTTATTTCCCGCTCGTCCTGTCAGGCATCCTGATCGTGCTCGGCGCCATCATCGCCATCCAGGCTACCCGCGTCGCCGGCGAACCGATCGGCGCGATCGCCTGGCGTGGCATGTTCTTCATCCTGCCGGCGCCGATCTTCTTCGGGCTCACAGTACGCGGCCTCGGTTTCGTGCCGTCGCTGTTCATCACCGCACTGATCGCAGCCTTCGCCTCGCAGCGGATGCGGCCGGGTACCGCGATCATCGTGGCGCTGGCGCTTACCATCTTCTCCACCTTCGTGTTCAGCTATGCACTCGGCTTGCCGTTCCAACGGTTCGGTCCGTGGCTGGCCTGGTTCGGAGCCTGA
- a CDS encoding tripartite tricarboxylate transporter permease translates to MELFDNLALGFVTASTLWNLIFCLVGVLLGTLIGVLPGIGATATIAMLLPVTFQIGDPVSSLIMLAGIYYGAQYGGSTTAILINMPGESSSAVTAIDGYQMARNGRAGAALATAALGSFFAGTVATFLVALFAPPLTKIALQFGSAEYFSLMVVGLVSSIALAHGSVIKALAMVVLGLLLGLVGSDIFEGTPRFTLGIREFADGLNFVAVAVGVFGVAEILRNLENEHDRSVMIRKVTGLMPTREDFRRMAAPVLRGTGLGSVLGILPGGGAILASFASYTLEKRVARNPEEFGKGAIEGVAGPESANNAAAQTSFIPMLTLGIPANPVMALMIGAMIIQGIVPGPDVAAERPALFWGLIASMWIGNLMLIVLNLPLIGLWVRLLTVPYQVLFPAIMAFSAIGVYSVKSSAWDLYSVAFFGFVGYVLAKLRCEPAPLLLGFVLGPLFEENLRRAMILSRGDPTIFVTRPISAILLLAAALVLVVVLLPSVRKKREEVFVEEDA, encoded by the coding sequence ATGGAGCTTTTCGATAATCTCGCGCTCGGGTTCGTCACGGCCTCCACGCTGTGGAACCTGATTTTCTGCCTGGTCGGCGTCCTTCTCGGCACGCTGATCGGCGTGCTGCCCGGCATTGGCGCAACCGCGACCATTGCCATGCTGTTGCCGGTCACCTTCCAGATCGGCGATCCGGTTTCGTCGCTGATCATGCTGGCAGGCATCTATTACGGCGCCCAGTACGGCGGCTCCACCACGGCCATCCTGATCAACATGCCGGGCGAGTCCTCCTCGGCCGTCACCGCCATCGACGGCTACCAGATGGCGCGCAACGGCCGCGCGGGAGCAGCACTTGCCACTGCCGCACTCGGTTCCTTCTTCGCCGGCACGGTGGCAACCTTCCTGGTCGCGCTGTTTGCACCGCCGCTGACGAAGATCGCACTGCAGTTCGGTTCAGCCGAATACTTCTCGTTGATGGTCGTCGGACTGGTGTCTTCGATCGCGCTCGCCCATGGTTCGGTGATCAAGGCACTGGCCATGGTGGTGCTCGGCCTCCTGCTCGGCCTGGTCGGCTCGGACATTTTCGAGGGTACGCCCCGCTTCACCCTCGGCATCCGCGAGTTCGCCGATGGCCTCAACTTTGTCGCGGTGGCGGTGGGTGTCTTCGGCGTAGCCGAGATACTGCGCAATCTCGAGAACGAGCATGACCGCTCGGTGATGATCCGCAAGGTGACCGGATTGATGCCGACACGGGAGGATTTCCGGCGCATGGCGGCTCCCGTGCTGCGCGGCACCGGGCTTGGTTCGGTGCTGGGCATCCTGCCCGGCGGCGGCGCCATCCTTGCCTCTTTCGCCTCCTACACGCTGGAAAAGCGTGTCGCCAGGAACCCGGAGGAATTCGGCAAGGGTGCGATCGAAGGCGTGGCAGGGCCGGAATCGGCCAACAACGCCGCGGCACAGACCTCGTTCATCCCGATGCTGACGCTGGGCATCCCCGCAAACCCGGTGATGGCGCTGATGATCGGCGCAATGATCATCCAGGGCATCGTGCCCGGACCCGACGTCGCCGCCGAACGGCCGGCGCTGTTCTGGGGGCTGATCGCCTCGATGTGGATCGGCAACCTGATGCTGATCGTGCTCAACCTGCCGTTGATCGGGCTGTGGGTAAGACTGCTCACCGTGCCGTATCAGGTGCTGTTCCCGGCGATCATGGCGTTCTCGGCGATCGGCGTCTATTCAGTGAAGTCGAGCGCGTGGGATCTCTACTCGGTCGCCTTCTTCGGCTTCGTCGGCTACGTGCTCGCCAAGCTGCGCTGCGAACCCGCTCCGCTGCTGCTCGGCTTCGTGCTCGGTCCGCTGTTCGAGGAAAACCTGCGCCGGGCCATGATCCTGTCGCGCGGCGATCCGACGATCTTCGTCACCAGGCCGATCAGCGCCATCCTGCTGCTGGCCGCCGCCCTGGTCCTGGTGGTCGTGCTGTTGCCGTCGGTGCGCAAGAAGCGCGAGGAAGTGTTCGTCGAAGAAGACGCCTGA
- a CDS encoding alpha/beta hydrolase: protein MSRLWTALTVAVLLLFAGVAHAEERWQTLPEPAPMPKADESGYAPVNGIQMYYAVYGKGDPVLLIHGGLGHADIWSNQVTELAKTHKVIVADSRGHGRSTRTEEPFGYDLMASDYVALLHHLKIDKTALVGWSDGGIIGIDLAMNHPERLTRVFAQAANVTTDGVDPGVLTNKTFAAYIERSGRDYKKLSRTPDQYDAFIGQISKMWETQPNWNKEQLSRITTSIAIVAGDHDEAIKREHTDAMARMIPGATEIILPDASHFAMLQAPDEYNKAVLDFIDAR, encoded by the coding sequence ATGTCGCGTTTGTGGACTGCCCTGACCGTTGCTGTCTTGCTGCTGTTTGCCGGCGTAGCCCATGCCGAAGAACGCTGGCAGACCTTGCCCGAGCCGGCGCCGATGCCCAAGGCCGACGAAAGCGGCTATGCGCCCGTCAACGGTATCCAGATGTACTACGCCGTTTACGGCAAGGGCGATCCGGTGCTGCTGATCCATGGCGGACTCGGCCACGCCGACATCTGGTCGAACCAGGTGACGGAGCTGGCCAAGACGCACAAGGTGATCGTTGCCGACAGCCGCGGCCACGGTCGCTCGACCCGCACGGAAGAGCCGTTCGGCTACGACCTCATGGCATCGGACTACGTTGCCCTGCTCCACCACCTCAAGATCGACAAGACGGCACTGGTCGGCTGGAGCGACGGCGGCATCATCGGCATAGACCTCGCCATGAACCACCCCGAGCGGCTGACGCGGGTGTTTGCGCAGGCCGCCAACGTCACCACGGACGGCGTCGATCCGGGCGTGCTGACCAACAAGACCTTCGCCGCCTATATCGAGCGCTCCGGCCGTGACTACAAAAAACTGTCCAGGACGCCGGACCAGTACGACGCGTTCATCGGCCAGATCAGCAAGATGTGGGAGACGCAGCCGAACTGGAACAAGGAACAGCTCTCCAGGATCACCACGTCGATCGCCATCGTTGCCGGCGACCATGACGAGGCGATCAAGCGCGAGCACACCGATGCCATGGCCAGGATGATCCCCGGCGCGACCGAAATCATCCTGCCCGATGCCAGCCACTTCGCGATGCTGCAGGCGCCCGACGAATACAACAAGGCAGTGCTCGACTTCATCGACGCCAGGTAA